In the Natronolimnobius baerhuensis genome, one interval contains:
- a CDS encoding ABC transporter ATP-binding protein: MAVIRLEGLTKDYGEVLANDDVSFEVERGEIFGYLGPNGAGKTTTIRTLLGFISPTSGTGQLLGHDITDESALLEAKRRLGYLPDNPAFDETATGQEVLDLHASIKGDERSGELLELFDPPLEREVREYSHGNVRKLGLVTTFMHDPDLVILDEPTSGLDPLMQQRFAEFLRAERDRGMTVFFSSHVLSEVRRLCDRVGIIRNGRLVTVEPVASLLDRSGKVVRIRATESLSPSAFDLEGVHELEMSETTVTDDSSADDTAVTECTFTFTGDVNALLERLGPSHLLDLSIEEAPLEDVFMRFYGGDSESTDATDATDRPQAATDSEVSNDA, encoded by the coding sequence ATGGCCGTGATCAGACTCGAGGGGCTAACAAAGGACTACGGGGAGGTACTGGCCAACGACGACGTCTCGTTCGAGGTCGAACGCGGCGAGATTTTCGGCTATCTGGGGCCAAACGGGGCTGGGAAGACGACCACGATTCGAACGCTGCTCGGCTTTATCTCGCCGACGTCGGGGACAGGCCAGTTACTCGGCCACGACATCACCGACGAATCAGCCTTACTCGAGGCGAAACGACGGCTTGGCTACTTGCCCGACAATCCAGCGTTCGACGAGACGGCAACCGGACAGGAAGTACTCGACCTCCATGCGTCGATCAAAGGCGACGAACGCAGCGGGGAGTTACTCGAACTATTCGATCCGCCACTCGAGCGCGAGGTCCGAGAGTATTCACACGGGAACGTCCGCAAACTCGGGCTCGTGACGACGTTCATGCACGACCCCGACCTCGTTATTCTGGACGAGCCGACGAGCGGACTCGATCCGCTGATGCAACAGCGTTTCGCCGAGTTTCTACGGGCCGAACGCGACCGCGGCATGACGGTCTTTTTTTCCTCGCACGTCTTGAGCGAGGTCCGGCGGCTCTGTGACCGGGTCGGCATCATCCGTAACGGGCGACTCGTCACCGTCGAACCCGTCGCCTCGTTGCTCGACCGCAGCGGCAAGGTCGTCAGAATCCGCGCAACAGAGTCGCTGTCGCCGTCGGCGTTCGACCTCGAGGGCGTCCACGAGCTCGAGATGAGTGAAACGACGGTCACCGACGACTCATCGGCGGACGACACTGCAGTCACGGAGTGTACGTTCACCTTCACCGGCGACGTCAACGCGCTGCTCGAGCGCCTTGGGCCGTCTCACTTGCTCGACCTCTCGATTGAAGAAGCGCCGCTCGAGGACGTGTTCATGCGGTTTTACGGCGGCGACTCGGAATCGACGGATGCGACGGACGCGACAGACAGGCCACAGGCCGCGACAGATTCCGAGGTGAGCAACGATGCTTGA
- the ncsA gene encoding tRNA 2-thiolation protein NcsA, translated as MDCNRCDEDAVMHAAYSGAHLCEDHFRESVEKRVRRRVRRDDLVPQDATPEDPQTWVIGLSGGKDSVVLTQILYDTFAEDPRIELVGLTIHEGIEGYRDKSVDACVELTDDLEIHHELVSYEDEFGVQMDDVVEDDPENMAACAYCGVFRRDVLERYADELEADLLLTGHNLDDEAQTALMNFLEGDVDQIAKHFDASLGPLSEREDQDEFVPRAKPLRDVPEKEVALYAHLNNLPAHITECPHASEAYRGEIQQLLYGLEENHPGTRHSILSGYEELAGMVATEFSEDGGADLQACVECGSTTTRERCRKCSLLEALV; from the coding sequence ATGGATTGCAATCGGTGTGACGAGGACGCGGTGATGCACGCCGCCTACTCCGGAGCACACCTCTGTGAGGATCATTTCCGCGAGTCGGTCGAAAAGCGCGTCCGACGCCGTGTCAGACGAGACGACCTCGTCCCACAGGACGCGACGCCAGAGGACCCACAGACCTGGGTAATCGGCCTCTCCGGTGGGAAAGACAGCGTCGTCCTCACCCAGATTTTGTATGATACGTTCGCCGAGGACCCCCGCATCGAACTCGTCGGCCTCACGATCCACGAAGGGATCGAGGGCTACCGCGACAAATCAGTCGACGCCTGCGTCGAACTCACTGACGACCTCGAGATACACCACGAACTCGTCAGCTACGAGGACGAATTCGGCGTCCAGATGGACGACGTCGTCGAGGACGACCCCGAAAATATGGCCGCCTGCGCCTACTGCGGCGTCTTCCGCCGGGACGTCTTAGAGCGCTATGCCGACGAACTCGAGGCAGACCTCCTCCTGACGGGCCACAACTTAGACGACGAAGCCCAGACGGCGCTGATGAACTTCCTCGAGGGCGATGTCGACCAAATCGCCAAGCACTTCGACGCCAGTTTGGGGCCGCTTTCTGAGCGCGAAGACCAAGACGAGTTCGTCCCGCGAGCAAAGCCACTCCGAGATGTGCCCGAAAAGGAAGTCGCACTCTATGCCCACCTGAACAACCTCCCCGCACACATCACGGAGTGTCCCCACGCCAGCGAAGCCTATCGCGGCGAGATTCAGCAACTCCTGTACGGCCTCGAGGAAAATCACCCCGGCACCCGTCACTCGATCCTGTCTGGGTACGAAGAACTGGCCGGGATGGTTGCCACCGAATTCAGCGAGGACGGCGGCGCTGACTTACAGGCGTGTGTCGAATGTGGGTCGACGACGACGCGGGAACGCTGTCGGAAGTGCTCGCTGCTCGAGGCACTCGTCTGA
- a CDS encoding alpha/beta fold hydrolase has protein sequence MRHRIFNEDGDEELVFVMGWGNRWTHDNVSWLIDQLTDAGYRVHAFELPTNIEDFKTDWLEPIAEYVLEFDEEYQLLAHSAGALVAQALDGADNHVYLSPWWGFAETYPDLLLEGVSRVPTTFPCIPVRGMDRDALGQQATDHQLATMPRWISPAFVREIRHAQEELLAIDHDAVVFCSLRDPVVSLRPIGERVPAEHIVVYSGGHELFSSTARDHYLETVLATLEEGAEAVEKDAESDEPEETVPA, from the coding sequence ATGAGACACCGCATCTTCAACGAGGACGGTGACGAGGAACTCGTCTTCGTCATGGGCTGGGGTAACCGCTGGACCCACGACAACGTCAGCTGGCTCATCGACCAGTTGACCGACGCGGGCTATCGCGTCCACGCGTTCGAACTCCCCACCAACATCGAGGACTTCAAAACGGACTGGCTCGAGCCCATCGCGGAGTACGTCCTCGAGTTCGACGAGGAGTACCAGCTGCTTGCCCACAGCGCGGGCGCGTTAGTCGCCCAAGCCTTAGACGGTGCGGACAACCACGTCTACCTGAGTCCCTGGTGGGGCTTTGCCGAGACGTATCCAGACCTCCTGCTCGAGGGCGTCTCGAGGGTTCCAACGACGTTCCCGTGTATCCCCGTTCGCGGGATGGACCGCGACGCGCTCGGCCAGCAGGCGACGGATCACCAACTCGCGACGATGCCACGATGGATTTCGCCCGCGTTCGTCCGTGAGATTCGCCATGCCCAGGAGGAACTGCTCGCAATCGACCACGACGCCGTCGTCTTCTGTTCGCTTCGCGACCCCGTCGTCAGCCTTCGACCCATCGGCGAGCGCGTCCCCGCCGAACACATCGTCGTCTACTCCGGCGGCCACGAACTGTTCTCTTCGACCGCGCGCGACCACTACCTCGAGACCGTGCTTGCAACGCTCGAGGAGGGTGCTGAGGCGGTCGAAAAAGACGCAGAATCCGACGAGCCAGAAGAGACGGTGCCGGCCTGA
- a CDS encoding deoxyribonuclease IV gives MQVGAHVSISGSRVSSDDETPPYDDVRNAVHRQLAFGGNCGQIFTTSPQVWAQPEISDEAADGFQDETDELLEGPWVIHSSYLVNLCTPKEDLRRKSTESMQAELDAAEQLGVPYVNVHLGAHTGAGVEGGLDNAAGVIDDLEVPEDVQILIESDAGSGTKLGGEFEHLAGIIDRTETDIGICIDTAHTLVAGNDLTTPEAVDETVSRFDDEVGLEHLEYIHLNDSKHDVGTHKDEHALIGEGYIGEDGMKAIVNHPELRDLPFALETPTEDGKGFAWNIEKVRELRDSE, from the coding sequence ATGCAGGTCGGCGCACACGTTTCGATCTCCGGCTCGCGCGTCTCCTCCGACGACGAAACACCGCCGTACGACGACGTTCGCAACGCGGTCCACCGCCAGCTCGCGTTCGGTGGCAACTGCGGACAGATTTTCACCACCTCGCCGCAGGTCTGGGCCCAACCCGAAATCAGCGACGAGGCAGCCGACGGCTTTCAGGACGAAACCGACGAACTGCTCGAGGGGCCGTGGGTGATCCATTCTTCGTACCTCGTGAACCTCTGTACGCCCAAAGAAGACCTCCGGCGCAAATCAACGGAGAGCATGCAGGCGGAACTCGACGCGGCCGAGCAGTTGGGCGTTCCGTACGTCAACGTCCACCTCGGGGCCCACACCGGCGCGGGCGTCGAGGGCGGCCTCGACAACGCCGCGGGCGTCATCGACGACCTCGAGGTCCCAGAGGATGTCCAGATTCTCATCGAATCCGACGCCGGCAGCGGGACGAAACTTGGCGGCGAGTTCGAACACCTCGCGGGCATCATCGACCGCACCGAGACAGATATCGGCATCTGCATCGACACCGCCCACACGCTGGTCGCCGGCAACGACCTCACGACCCCTGAAGCCGTCGACGAAACCGTGTCCCGGTTCGACGACGAGGTCGGCCTCGAGCACCTCGAGTACATCCACCTGAACGATTCGAAACACGACGTGGGCACGCACAAGGACGAACACGCCCTCATCGGCGAGGGCTACATCGGCGAAGACGGCATGAAGGCGATTGTGAACCATCCCGAACTGCGGGACCTGCCGTTCGCACTCGAGACGCCGACGGAAGACGGCAAAGGGTTCGCGTGGAATATTGAGAAGGTGAGAGAGTTACGTGACTCGGAGTGA
- a CDS encoding class I SAM-dependent methyltransferase, which translates to MREFSEAYLERTRQGMWDDSREALSPLELASRERVLDVGCGTGELSRVLADESPGEVVGCDVDPALLAFAREHVPVVAGNALELPFPNDAFDLVVCQALLINLPDPAAAVTEFARVSSDLVAAVEPDNGAVEIDSSVAAENDLEQRARRAYLDGVDTDVSLGADARETFEAAGLEVLETRRYDHVRTVEPPYGEAALTAARRKATGAGLADDRETMLEGALTAGEFDDLRGEWREMGRDVIEQMGTESYRRTERVPFFVTVGHATSADR; encoded by the coding sequence GTGCGCGAGTTCTCAGAAGCCTACCTCGAGCGGACCCGCCAGGGGATGTGGGACGATTCCCGCGAGGCCCTTTCCCCCCTGGAACTTGCCTCCCGCGAGCGTGTCCTCGACGTCGGCTGTGGCACGGGCGAGTTGAGTCGTGTGCTCGCCGACGAGTCGCCCGGCGAGGTGGTCGGCTGTGACGTCGATCCCGCACTGCTCGCGTTCGCCCGTGAACACGTCCCCGTCGTCGCGGGAAACGCCCTCGAGTTGCCGTTTCCCAATGACGCGTTCGATCTGGTCGTCTGTCAGGCACTGTTAATCAACCTGCCCGATCCAGCGGCCGCAGTGACCGAGTTTGCCCGCGTCTCATCGGACCTCGTCGCCGCCGTCGAACCCGACAACGGCGCCGTCGAAATCGACTCGAGCGTCGCCGCCGAAAACGACCTCGAGCAGCGTGCACGGCGCGCCTATTTAGACGGCGTCGACACTGACGTTTCCCTCGGTGCAGATGCCCGTGAGACGTTCGAAGCGGCCGGACTCGAGGTGCTCGAGACGCGCCGATACGACCACGTTCGGACGGTCGAACCGCCCTACGGCGAGGCGGCGCTGACCGCAGCGCGCCGGAAGGCAACGGGTGCGGGGTTAGCCGACGACCGAGAGACAATGCTCGAGGGGGCACTTACTGCGGGCGAGTTCGACGACCTGCGCGGCGAGTGGCGCGAGATGGGCCGAGACGTCATCGAACAGATGGGCACGGAGTCGTATCGCCGAACCGAGCGCGTTCCGTTTTTCGTCACAGTCGGACACGCCACATCCGCCGACCGGTAG
- a CDS encoding PAS domain S-box protein: MPDFELLLDRSSELFTIFETGGTIRYQNAAINRHCGYAQDDLIDTSLLESIHPADRSKLEGLLECPEQATLDKPIEYRVRHADGSWVWFETRAPPRPEPDTGGYVLVSTPIDDRRNLEQRLEQYTVILDSLDDAVYAIDSDDTIVYVNDAYGSLKRIDRDELIGTDIYEWGKPTALETIDSARDALESGRQDVGVAEFQFSTTDGETVPVELRFSIVTASQTELEQVGVVRDITERKAREQALERKNDRLEAFASIVSHDLRNPLNIAAGHLELARDDTDGGRDHFDEVAAAHDRMESLIETLLALAREGESVTDPRPVELAAVVDRSWRGVETTGATLERDTDRVVLADGSRLQQLLENLIRNAIEHAGPDVTVTVEDCPDGFAIADDGPGIPEAEREQVFDFGYSSEPDGTGFGLNIVREIAMAHDWSISVTESNDGGARFEVTDVTFEA; the protein is encoded by the coding sequence ATGCCTGATTTCGAATTACTGCTCGACCGGAGTTCGGAACTGTTCACCATCTTCGAGACCGGTGGCACGATTCGCTATCAGAATGCGGCGATCAACCGCCACTGTGGCTACGCACAGGACGATCTCATCGACACGTCGCTCCTCGAGTCGATTCACCCGGCTGACCGGTCGAAACTCGAGGGCCTTCTCGAGTGTCCCGAACAGGCGACACTCGACAAGCCCATCGAGTACCGCGTTCGTCACGCCGATGGCTCATGGGTCTGGTTCGAAACGCGGGCTCCCCCTCGCCCAGAGCCGGACACTGGCGGCTACGTCCTCGTCTCGACGCCAATCGATGACCGACGGAACCTCGAACAACGACTCGAGCAATATACAGTGATTCTCGATTCGCTGGATGACGCCGTCTACGCAATCGATTCAGACGACACCATCGTCTACGTCAACGACGCCTACGGGTCGCTGAAACGGATCGACCGCGACGAACTCATCGGGACTGACATTTACGAGTGGGGGAAACCTACTGCCCTCGAGACGATTGATTCGGCCCGAGACGCACTCGAATCAGGTAGGCAAGATGTCGGCGTCGCCGAATTCCAGTTCTCGACGACGGACGGCGAGACCGTTCCAGTCGAACTGCGATTTAGCATCGTCACAGCGTCCCAAACTGAACTCGAGCAGGTTGGCGTCGTTCGGGATATCACAGAGCGGAAGGCCCGCGAACAGGCCCTCGAGCGGAAAAACGACCGACTCGAGGCGTTCGCCAGCATCGTCTCTCACGACCTTCGAAATCCGCTAAACATCGCAGCCGGCCACCTCGAGTTAGCTCGGGACGACACTGATGGCGGTCGCGACCACTTCGACGAGGTGGCGGCCGCACACGACCGAATGGAGTCGCTCATCGAGACGCTCCTGGCGCTTGCACGGGAAGGTGAATCGGTCACCGACCCACGTCCGGTCGAGTTGGCAGCCGTCGTCGACCGCAGTTGGCGGGGTGTCGAGACCACCGGTGCGACACTGGAACGCGACACTGATCGCGTCGTGCTGGCCGATGGCTCCCGTCTACAGCAACTCCTCGAGAATCTCATTCGGAATGCAATCGAACACGCAGGACCCGACGTTACTGTCACCGTCGAGGACTGCCCGGACGGATTCGCCATCGCGGACGACGGGCCGGGGATTCCAGAGGCAGAACGCGAACAAGTCTTCGACTTTGGCTACTCGAGCGAGCCTGATGGAACCGGCTTCGGTCTCAACATTGTTCGAGAAATCGCTATGGCACACGACTGGTCGATCTCAGTGACAGAGAGCAACGATGGCGGTGCACGCTTCGAGGTGACCGACGTGACGTTCGAGGCGTAA
- a CDS encoding ABC transporter permease subunit → MLELARYDGSNRLKGSIYLAIAMSVLAAVVIWIYPSFSESFDDIDEQFMDAYPEQVIQLFDVQTMATLEGFLAFELYIFGWVILLGLYLAYLAAGTIASDIEHERMDILLSMPLSRARVVAEKFGSLAVPIVVVNVLTPVVIYVSAVLVGESLDIVDLIAIHALSVPYLFACAGIGLVASVAVSRTSIAQRIALGVVFGLFMLESLVDGTDYEAVGAIAPMRYFDPNEVLLESTYDLTSAGVLIGMTILLVVVSQLWFRRRDIS, encoded by the coding sequence ATGCTTGAACTCGCCCGCTACGACGGCAGCAACCGGCTGAAAGGGAGTATCTACCTTGCGATTGCGATGTCCGTACTGGCCGCCGTCGTCATCTGGATCTACCCCTCCTTTAGCGAGTCGTTCGACGATATCGACGAGCAGTTCATGGACGCCTATCCGGAGCAGGTGATCCAGCTGTTTGACGTCCAGACGATGGCCACGCTCGAGGGCTTTCTCGCGTTCGAACTCTACATCTTCGGCTGGGTAATCTTGCTCGGGCTCTATCTCGCCTACCTCGCCGCCGGCACGATAGCCAGCGATATCGAACACGAACGCATGGATATCCTGCTCTCGATGCCGCTCTCTCGAGCCCGCGTCGTCGCCGAGAAATTTGGGTCGCTGGCCGTGCCAATCGTCGTCGTCAACGTCCTGACGCCGGTTGTCATCTACGTCTCGGCCGTGCTGGTCGGCGAATCGCTCGATATCGTCGATCTGATTGCGATTCATGCGCTCTCGGTTCCCTACCTGTTTGCGTGTGCTGGAATTGGACTGGTCGCATCGGTGGCCGTTAGCCGAACCAGTATCGCCCAGCGGATCGCTCTCGGGGTCGTCTTCGGCCTGTTCATGCTCGAGTCGTTAGTCGATGGCACGGACTACGAAGCAGTCGGTGCAATCGCGCCGATGCGGTACTTCGATCCGAACGAGGTTCTCCTCGAGAGCACGTACGATCTCACCAGTGCAGGCGTCCTCATTGGGATGACGATCCTCTTGGTAGTCGTGAGCCAACTGTGGTTCAGGCGGCGTGACATCAGTTGA
- a CDS encoding DUF7095 family protein, whose protein sequence is MGFDRLEAVDRLEDVVDTVANDRMPVPVREVWAFGDVALGLDPVDRLDIYLTKDVLLRDDSPSPTDTGASNSDEPDPEARFRDSHGIAGVGKSVRADWADAHPEFLRANANGHAAPEKCLAAHLLGDDDEPIHLEVCNASFEDNVTQRLRGAKLREDYTQLLDPRGVCLWADGVRSDDAVRKLRESELALPTLSSALEMLGLDEEDATAAAQELHAWREQQEGVTVRGDVV, encoded by the coding sequence ATGGGGTTTGATCGACTCGAGGCAGTTGATCGACTCGAGGACGTTGTCGACACGGTTGCAAACGACCGGATGCCGGTGCCTGTCCGCGAAGTATGGGCCTTCGGCGACGTCGCGCTGGGGCTCGATCCTGTCGACCGACTCGATATCTATCTGACCAAGGACGTGTTACTGCGCGATGATAGCCCGTCGCCAACTGATACTGGGGCCTCCAACAGCGACGAGCCGGATCCCGAAGCGCGATTTCGCGACTCACACGGCATCGCCGGCGTCGGAAAATCAGTCCGCGCCGACTGGGCAGACGCCCACCCCGAGTTCCTGCGAGCCAACGCGAACGGCCACGCAGCGCCCGAGAAGTGTCTCGCGGCCCACCTGCTCGGTGACGACGATGAGCCGATCCATCTCGAGGTCTGTAACGCCAGTTTCGAGGACAACGTCACCCAGCGCCTGCGCGGCGCGAAACTGCGGGAAGACTACACGCAACTGCTCGACCCACGCGGCGTCTGTCTCTGGGCGGATGGTGTCCGAAGCGACGACGCCGTCCGAAAACTCCGGGAGAGCGAACTCGCCTTGCCAACACTCTCGAGTGCCCTCGAGATGCTGGGATTGGACGAGGAAGACGCGACGGCGGCGGCACAGGAACTACACGCCTGGCGCGAGCAACAGGAAGGTGTGACGGTGCGCGGCGACGTGGTCTGA